A DNA window from Zingiber officinale cultivar Zhangliang chromosome 3A, Zo_v1.1, whole genome shotgun sequence contains the following coding sequences:
- the LOC122052912 gene encoding zinc finger protein ZAT5-like has product MELAAEEGNSSASVSDVEFVHAVVKRRRTKRRRTQPSPPLPLIADSSSASSAETVSGTVTEEEEDMANCLILLAQGRAFSEPVGRREDKFTGGRLAGAGKAAGGIVYECKTCNKCFPSFQALGGHRTSHKKPKLAATVATAEENKRNSPVVAAGNDNLLQIGLNSSFSAKPKVHECAICGSEFSSGQALGGHMRRHRQLIAADAHVDAAKKEKSSFVSFDLNLPAPADVGEPRSPPSSSAFISAGNRPLMFSGPASSLAVNCHY; this is encoded by the coding sequence ATGGAATTAGCGGCAGAAGAAGGCAATAGCAGCGCCAGCGTCTCTGACGTTGAGTTCGTCCACGCCGTCGTCAAGCGACGGCGCACCAAGCGCCGGCGCACGCAGCCCTCGCCTCCGTTGCCGTTGATCGCTGACTCCTCCTCTGCCTCCTCGGCGGAGACTGTATCCGGTACGGTTACAGAggaggaagaggacatggccaaTTGTCTCATCCTTCTCGCTCAAGGCCGAGCTTTTTCCGAGCCGGTGGGGCGGAGGGAGGATAAGTTCACCGGCGGGAGGCTCGCCGGCGCGGGAAAGGCCGCCGGCGGAATTGTGTACGAGTGCAAGACTTGCAACAAGTGCTTTCCCTCCTTCCAGGCTCTCGGCGGGCACCGCACCAGCCACAAGAAGCCGAAATTGGCAGCGACCGTGGCGACGGCCGAGGAGAATAAGAGGAATTCGCCGGTCGTCGCTGCCGGGAACGACAATTTGCTGCAGATAGGCCTGAATTCTTCCTTCTCCGCGAAGCCGAAGGTGCACGAGTGCGCGATATGCGGGTCGGAGTTCAGCTCCGGGCAGGCGCTGGGAGGCCACATGCGGCGCCACCGGCAGCTGATTGCCGCAGATGCCCACGTCGACGCCgccaagaaggagaagagcagtTTCGTCTCTTTTGACCTCAATCTCCCTGCTCCGGCCGACGTCGGCGAGCCCCGGAGTCCGCCTTCGTCATCTGCGTTCATATCGGCCGGCAACCGGCCGCTAATGTTCTCCGGTCCTGCCTCATCTCTGGCGGTGAACTGCCATTACTGA